AAGCCCACTTATACAAAACTCATGAACTGCTTTTAGAACACTTTGATAGCTTTCCCAACATCTGGAAATAAATTAAGGAGAAGAAGTAAACagcaacacacaaataaaaacattaaaacaagaaTGAATTCTGACAGGTGAATATCAGGAATATGAGGAAATGCAACCCTCACAGAAAGGCATTGTTTAGTCACATGTGCTACTCTTTTAGGTAATAAGCTCTTAAACAAATCCAATAGAATCAGTTTTAACCTTCTAAATGATGTTGGGGAACTTCAAACAAGTACACTTCTTTAATATTGAACATACACTTGGAGGCTCTATTTTTTTGTCAGTTCTCGTTATCCAATGAAAAAAATGGCTGGTGGACTACATTTTCAGACAGGTTATTACTGACATGTACAAGGGTCATGCAAGTCTTAAGTGTTATGCCGCGACACTTTTCTCCTGAATTATTACTATCGTAAGACATAAAAACAGCACATTAAACAGAAGTCTATAGAGTTTCACTGTAAATCCCAGAGGTATTAAGAAAACAGACCATGCAATGCTGTTTGTAAATGCAgctatgaaaatgtgtgtgtgtcacggtATCTGAGTTAAAATCCCTTTTCTAGCTTTGTCCACATTAAACTAGTTTATCGACAATGGATTGTGTCCGTATTCATGTAAAATATCTGCTGACCTGTGATCAAGCACATCGACAGAGTtaagtgtgagtttgtgtgcgtGTTAAAGCCTCTGGTCTTGAAACTTCAGCGTGTAGCGAAATACACAACAACCTTCAAATACTTACAATCGTCACTCTTTCTTTAAGAATCAACATTAATGTTCAataatcaaagaatactgaagtaaagtttaataaaatgcTTATATATCAGGACACTACTGAGATCTTCATGtgagagaatgagtgtgtgttttgctcTGGGTTTTTTGTAGAGCATCTCTTCCCAAAGaagtattattattcatgttattaaaataccaataaacaaacaagcagagCAAAAGAAAAGAGAATCCCACTGGTCACAGCAAAATTTCTGTACACAAATtttaagaaaagagaaagaagtttGGCAGGGCGAGTAGAGAGATTTCGGAGGGAATTTGGGAAGGTAAAGCTGCCCCAGATAGGGCTAGTTTGCTGAAGGTGGGGGGATGGAGGGTGAGGTTCTATGTGGCGAGCCGCTCACCTCTTCTTGGGGGCTTGGGCCGTACGGGGCGGGGTCACAGGTCGCCCTGAGTTGACCCCGCTGTACTGATACTTTGCCTTCTTTTCTGATGGCTTCAGGatctgagagagaaaagagagtgtGTGAATACATTGTGAGAgcaatgcatgtgtgtatgtgtgtgtgtatgtggatgaTAACACACCTGAAAAGAGCACATGAGTGACTCATCCACACTCATCATTCCACCGGCATTGTCAAACTCCCCACAGTAGTTTGGTGCCGAGAACAGAGTGACCAACTGCCGCTTTGCAAAGAACTCATAACCATCTTCAACCACCTGTGAAACACGACACACTCACTGCATAAACTAAAACACAATCTACATATAGAAGCCTTAACCACAAGCATTCCAAATTATGACATGGATAGTGGATCCTGACTGCTTAAAATGAATTAGTACCTGATGTGCCCTGCAGATTAGGTCCAGATCGTGGCGGTTGAGGAATTTGCTGACTACGTCGGCACCGAAAGTGAATGAAACACCACGATCATTCTCCCCCCATCCCTGAACGTCCTTATCTGGATCCGACCACAGCAAATCACACAGCAACCCTgcaagacagagagacagagaatatgtatctgtgataatatttcattacatctaaatgtttttattagtgttcaaccaatattaattgtaaatgaaatgttatactaggtgacaaactgaaataaactgtAAGCTGGaaataaaagaactaaaactcaaactgaaaatctaaaaataaaagctcatttaataaataaaagctataatacatataatactaaaataacactgtagaaaatataattataaaatacaatttaattgcaggaaatattttaataaagaaaattgtCAGATTTTACAACTGAGACATTGAGGCCTAAAccaagtatttatttttgtaatacatgCGTTACACACCTGTATCTGGGACATCAGTTGGTCGCATAATCCGACGTATCTGTTCCATTGACTGCAGATCAGGAGAGAGACCTAGAAGACAGACATAAAAGAGACAAGTCATCACACAGAAAAAGTGTAACAAAGAGCATGCATTCATATTTTTAGACTCAGCTGACCTATTTCATCAGGCCAAGAGTCACTTCTATAAAACTATCCATCTTTCATGCACCCGATCTCACCTCCATGGCAACAGAAAATCTTCTCATCTATGATGGCAGCAATTGGGAGGCAGTTGAAGCAGTCTGTGAACGTCTTCCAGAGTTTTATGTTGAACCTGCGCTTGCCTGTGACAGAAAAACGtacatattcataaaaataaagtatgatCTGAAAGTTTGTTCAGTGGGTGAGAAATCAATATGATTTCAGattttttgtgtgggtgtgtgttaacgtttggtgtatttatatatgtatatgctcAGATGCTCACACTCATCATAGAAGCCATAGATCCGGTTGATGGAGGCGCACTCGTGGTTTCCCCTCAAGAGGAAGAAATTCTCAGGGTATTTGATCTTATAGGCCAGTAGGAGGCAGATGGTCTCCAAAGACTGTTTCCCTCGGTCAACATAATCACCCAGAAAGAGATAGTTTGCCTCCGGTGGAAACCCGCCGTATTCAAACAACCTCAACAAATCTGTATACTGGCCATGGATGTCAcctagagacagagagagttataaaactgacataataaatcaataaagttaTATGGGTTTTATCAGATTAGgattcagaaaagaaaagaaaagaaaagaaaagagtggCCTAAAGATCTCAACATGCAAAATTCAGGTTAATGActatgatgcacacacacacacacacacacacacacacacacaggggtctCAGGTGTGCCACAGAGAAAAGAGAAATGACCTCAAACCTATCctcattatattcatatttataaccTGCTCTACATACATGCTGATTTCAAAAACCTTGCGAGATGGAGGGGAAGGAATGTAATTAAAACAGTGGAGATGTTCTCCCCTCTGGAAAAGGGGAGTATCGAACCTACCACAGATTTTAAGTGGAGCCTCCAACTCCAGCAGGATGGGCTGACTGAGAAAGATCTCTCGAGATTTAATGCAGAGTCCACGAACTTCTGCTTCCGTCATCTGGACGATCTTCCCTGGACGACATCCTCGCACTGGAACAGTAGAcatcaacattttttaatatctggTTAACATCATTTCCTAAGTGTGACAACTTCACTGCAGCCTCAATAACTGGGCCAAATGCGGGATTTTCTAATCACTCAATGCTCATATTGGCCCACTTATCATACAGTTATCCACTTTaacatattgcacacaaaaatatactttcaCAGTTTGGCTCTGATCTGATTGATCAGATTTTTAATGCCTGGAAACAATGGCATATTTATAAGGAGCTGCATGAGTGCTTCGGAAGAAGAACTAGCCACTAGATTTGCCAAAGGCTGAATTGTGACATGAAAACTTTGGAGGACATTCAGAGTTATGCTCGGTGGGATAGATATCTATGAAaagaattatatatttagtttattttctgaATGAATACTAGGAATTAATCTATGCTTATTATTTGATTTAGCTTTTTTCCAAACTGGTCTTTTACCATAGTTACCATTTCAGATAGGcactataaacatttaaaaccatgATTGGTAAATTCACATGCTTATCAGACaggtctcttcctgtctaagtgggccaGAACAGGCTACAAAGTGGACTTTGTCAACAGTCAAAGGTCTTGCTGTGCCTTTATCCAATCAGGGTCTaatgtaacaaatatatatatatatatatatatatatataaaaaaactcacAACTTTGATTTAACTGatcataatacttttatttgaacACTGTCTTAtgatttacactaccattcaacagtttggggtcattaagaaattaataattttcttcagccaggatgcaataaattacaaatacttttacattgttacaaaaaatctttttcatataaatgctgttattttttaatttaaagaatcctgaaaaaaaaaacaaaaaaacatttatgacgttttccacaaaaatattaaacggaACAACACTTTTCAACATTggtattaataacaaatatttcttgaacattaaatcagcattttagaatgatttctgaatgtcatgttacactgaagactgaagttatggatgcttaaaattcagctttgtcatcaaaggaataaattacattaaaatagaaaacagttattttaaattgtaataatatttcacaatattaccgttttcctatatttttgagttaaaaaaagcAACCTTAGTGAGTATGAGAGAGAGTGGGAATCTTGAGAGTGTCTGGAATTCTGCAGGAATGTTCCCGCCTTGGCGAACACAGTCGAGACAACCATTTTGCAGAGAAGTTTGTCTAAGAAATTCTCAGAATAGCTGAGAGACAGTATAAGTGTCACAGAGAAGGAAAAGTTGTGCTCTTTGCTTACAGCCATGATTACGGTTATATAATAGGCACTAACCATTTTAGTCTTCAGGCTGTCCACCCTCACAATATCCTACACAAACCAGAAATATTGGAGGCTCTTTGAAAAGAACGCTATAACCCaaactacagtgtgtgtgtgtgtgtgtgcgtgtgtgtgtgtgtgtgtgagtaagtgaagAGCACTTTACGAGATTGAAAGCATGGTGCCATTTGTACAGACTGAAGTGTAGATGTGTGTATAAGTCTATGAACTGATGAAATGTCCCTGTTATTGCAGCATGACTAAACACAAGCAaaatctgattgtgtgtgtgtgtgtgtgtgtgtgtgtgtgtgtgtgtgtgtgtgtgtgtgtgtgtttgacaagCCGCAGTCCAGACCAGTCTAAGATAGATTATGAGCTTGCCAGAAACAACTTGTTCAAAGTGGCAATCAACTTCAATTCGTAAAACTAATTCAGTGCTCTGATTCCTATCATGTTAGTGTCACATTAcataacaataaataagaaagaaatgaCACAGACAGGCTAAACTGATCCACTTTCCCACTAAAGCATTTTACAGCAATCCACAAGCTTATCCAAGTCCTGACGGGCAGCCATTAGATGACCACCGTTGGGACAGCAGGCCACTTGATCTTCACAGAGAGAGCAGTGTGATTGAGAGACACAGATGGAATATGAGAGAAACATACAGAGATGTGTCTGTGAGACCATGAGAATCGCAGTGTGAAGAAATGAAAAATGGGATGTAGGGTTGTGCCGAGAGGAGTGTGTATCGTGTATCGATGATTGCAGATGTCTTTGTCGATAAGTCAAGACATTATTAGGCTCATTCtcgtattaatgtattaaattataataataatataataattattattttatttgccggcctattataattcggctatctatagggatgcatcgatccgatactcgGGATCGGTTACGGCTCCGATGCTGGCGTTTTCTGCGGAttgggtatcggtcagacgaaccgatccaaatccgatagTCTGTGTGTACTATTATGTGTTATTGTTCACCAAAACATTTgagttctgaagctgttccatagttccaTGTGAGGTAGAGATTAATAttgaagtcattaaattcaagttcacataaactcttctttctgctgcggctgtctgtcatcctccattctatacatttaaaagaaacggcttttagatttctatataaatgtatatactttttttttcatgaatgtattttacaacaatacaaagagcaatgtgtatcattttaccagattttagacttattcacttttatttgtaaataaaatattttactagattttataaaattattgtgcacccgtgatttttctagaatctagagtatcttttgctgctgaattatccacttataatagtatttttgtcatagaatatgattatatattttatcatttgttatttttcattaaaatgatgtTGTCTATAGTAGATTGTGATtaacacaaaagagtgatgatcaggtcaacacagagaagtatagaaattctacactgattaaaaaaaaaaaaaaaaactgctggtaTCGGACTGGATCGGTATTGGCAGATTCTCAGAATTTTCGGTATCGGATCGGATCGGTTCGGATCGGCATCCCTAGCTATGAAATTGCCtcgctatttcacttcagcaccgcatttcacacacacgcacgcaaatgaggattagagccgGTGAAGGAGTCTCCAAGCACAAACAGACGTAGcctacatcgtctgcagatataaggcaTTTCACtccactttaacaagtaatctgaacggcctatatatgtataatattttaaatgagccctCATTAACTGAGTTttatgccacagttatgttagaatgcatctcattggTTTCTGTTGGGGTTGCTTTGGGCTCATCATGGGGCACACGGTCCagagcgctgtatgactgatgcatctgttcaatttaactttactccaaatatatgaacttacctgttttaaatactttatatttaaagtgttcgTTTATGCccaatatttagtgttaaactgttggtctttaaatgaaatctactattgatttttatcgtcagcccgtgagatcgacgatacacgatattatcgtgcatgggtggagcaagagagagactctctgtacttgtcatagcataactatttggtgttttaaaccacgCAGGTGCGGTTCTCATGGGCTGacgatatgacgatttgaaaaatgaccatatcacCCAACACTAATGGGACGTTAGGGTCACACAGAATCACAGATGGCATTGCTGAGTGAGGGTCAGCAGGAGGGTGTTGGGACAGATGGACGGGCACAAAGCCATATCAGTTATTAGGGTGGTGCAATAATCCACAGCGCTTGCTTTTATCAAAAGTATATGAACAGCGAAAGTTTGTGAAGAAGAAGTCACTGAGATGGACAAAATTGACCAAGGATAGAGGGACAGAAATATTCATCTTTCTACTACtcaaaatttctttaaaatttaatatacagGCTAGTAAATTTATAAAAGGCATTTATTAAAGCCAACAATCCAGTCTACAGTACAGGAACCTTTACAGAGCCAAGCGGCCAAACACCAGATTGCAGAagattataataaatgattataaagaTTATTCATGTTAAGTAGAATGTGATGTTCcgattgaaatgttttttacagCAGGAAGCTGATACACTGTAACAGAGAACAAAATTACCATCCCATCCATTAATTATTCACTTCTGACATACTGAAAATAAAGCGAACTTTAGCAAAGTCACAGAGTAAAGTTACTTTACAGTAAGAGAAAATAATGTGTAACATTACTAAGAGAATATAGTGTAATGTTACAGAGAGAATATTTAGTGTGCATTATTACGACACAAATTCAGTGTGACATTATTGAAGAGAATACAAAGTGATGTCACAAAGGGATTGTAACATAACGTTGATAAAATATCAGTGTAACATGATTAAAAGTATAACATTACACCGAACccactaaataataaaacactattcTTTTCATAACGttacattgtattattttagtaagGTTATGCTATATTCCCTTTATGACATTACTTTGTATTTTCCTTAGCAACGTTACACTGAATCCTCTTCATAATGATAATGAACTCTATATATTCCATGTAACACTGCAGTGttactaaaaagaaaacaaagtaaatTCATAAAAGGGAACGTAGTGCAACATTACTAAAAGTATGCAGTCTAATATTATTAAGagaatatttatttgttcattatcaAGAGGATTCAGTGTAATACTCcgtgttatataaatataaaaactgaaaacaattaaAGTTAAACGTTGCtaagagaaaaaaacagtgtCATAAGAGACTAACGTAACGCTGTAAACATACAATGTACAATTATGCGTAAGATTCGGTGCAATATTACAACAAATACAGTGTAACGCTAATTGGAGGATTTAGAAAACACACTTGTAACGTTAATTAAGAGTAAGCACACGGTAACCTTGTTTAGTGAATACAGTATGAGGAAAGTCGAATGGAGAATCAGAATTACTTCGGTTACATTCGCCTGAAGTCAACGACGCAGCGGACACTGCATCGTCCTGCCCTCTCTCGCATTTGTTCGGTGTCTTTAACTactgctgtatatatataaaaaaactactaCAGGCATTCACTTTTCGTCCCTGCTTCGCTAGATAAAGGGAAGGTTAGCTCTAATCTGAAACTCCCATCGTTGGTATGAAGGCTGTCCAAACCCCAGGGCCACTGCCGTGTTTGTAAACAGGGCGCAGATAGCCCTCTCTACGCGCACAATTTCCCATTCACCAGCAGAAATACAGATCACTACAAGTAGCTAATTGCCGGGTATGTTTATATAAACGTTAAAATGCCTTCACATCCTAACAGCTTACCTTCAAGAAGCCGAGAAATGAGACTGTCAACGTTTAATTCCCCCTCCGCCATCTTCAGAGCCGAGTTCTGCATGCAGCGCTTCGAGCAACGGCCGCTAGGTAGCGCTAGCAATGACGTCATTCGCTTAGTTACAAGCGGTTACGTCAATGTCACCGATCTTTTCGTGAATATTTAATCGCTTTGAAGGCCTGTTGAAAGCAACTTAATTTGTAATGGTATTTTCTATTGTTTAACGTTTAGCGATTTGTGTATCTGGTTTCCCTTCCTtggaggattttttaaaaaaaattttttttatcagagtaCGTTTActtttggcatttatttatttacttaggcTATAGTTTATATGTAAtcagtaataatttattaagCTTGATTCAGATTACAGTGTGTTCTGTgagtaaaattaattacatttaaaataattcattttgtcAATTGTATTTTTTGCAAGCCATCAGTTTACTGTAGTGTAACAAAATGCTCCTAAATATAAAAAGGTTGTATattgttgtatattatttattatcccAGAGGCTTCGCTGCGTTACTAGCGAAGCTGCCATCCTCTGGTCATGTATATATACAGAAAGTTGCAATGATCTTATTCTGTAACAAATACAGGGAAATAATAAtctataaatcttttaaaaaataatataccaaaaataattataaaaatactgtTGACCAAATTGCActttaattaaacaacaattaaacaaataatattttttatttcactattttattcaataaaaacattaagtacAACTTGCTACACaagtattacaattatttatcatttaaataacttacagcaatacattaatttattgacATCTAAACACTTcatcttctttcaaaaattttttgtttttgattcggTGAGTGAGTGTTTATATAGCTAGGGTTGGAATTAAAAAATGTTCTCAACTGGAAAAtccattcataaataaaatatatttatgaaataaacagtatatgcttttaatttaaaaaaatgcaaaaaggggAAAGCTTAGGGGTGGgtttagtctatatatatatatataatatatatattatatatatatatatatatatatatataaatcttattaGAACTTAGTTCCGTTCATTTCTGtggttttgtttctctttctgttctttcGTTCTCTGTAGTAGAAGATGATCCAGGTTATGATCCAACCAATAATCAAGCCTCCTACAGCCAGAACAGCAGCTGCCCAGGCCGGTATAGTATCAGTGGGGCAGTCTGCGCCAGAGACACTATTTATTTGTGTAAAGATGAAGGGATGCTCCTGGAGAAGATATGAAGAGAGATCATTAATTGAAAGACCATGCTGGGTTAAGTTGTCCTGACAGTGGTTTCCATTGGATATTTACTCACCTTTGTGGGACAGTGGATCTTACTGCGGTCATATGTGAAATTATTGTAGTTTTGTTTACTGCCCACAGGCTCCAGCTAAAACCACAACACAGGACATTTGcagttaaatacaataaagctgctgtgagattgtgtgtatgtatgtgtatttaccaTGTTGTTCCAGAGCGCAATTGCCATCTCTGCATGTCCACGCTCAGAGAAATGAAAACAATCCACAGAGAAGAAAGTCAGGTCTGGTGTGCCATCCTAAAGCAGAAAGAGATATTCATCTCTTAACATTAGCCCTAATACTGCAACTCTAGGTTTAAGCTGTTGTAGTGTGAGTTCAAATCCAATCTCTAAAACCATTACAGTAGCCTAACATATTTCTACacatatttaaacagtttatATCTGAATGTATTGTTTATATGTGATCTCATGAGGCTCTATGGAGAGAGAGGTATTTTAAGGGTGCTGACTTCGACCATTGCAACAGCAGAGTTCTCGAAGAAGGGCTGTAGCACTACTGCAAAGTCCTGTCTTCCGTCATACCGTCCCCCATACACCAGTCTTTCAGTCTCCATCTGACACAGAAAACAACACTTCTATTATTGAAGATCAAGATAATCTAAAGCCCACTCAGCTAATCAGTTATCAATGAAATGACAACTTTATTGGCTTCAGACCTGCAGATCTCTGTTGACcttcttcatttcatttatttctggAGAGTTCTCACGAGGTTTCAGAAAACATGGACAAATGTTcctgtcacacacacagtcatgaaAATGCTGTTGGTGTACATAAGAACATGACAATGTACACTGATTTTtagattaaattgtttatttattgattgacttACTCTTGCAGGAGGCTGCAGCCCAATGTGTCCCTCTTTATCATTCGTAGATCCTCAATCTCTAAGATTCCCACAAAATTTACCAGCACTCTGGGAAcctgcacatacatacacacacacggaTGCACACACACGTTGGGTTTTCATGCATTTTATAGGGACATTCCAtatgtgtaatggtttttatactgtccaaactgtattttctatcctctTACCCTAACCATACCCCTCAAAGAAAACTTActctattttagattttcaaaatctCATTCTATATGATTTATAATCTTGTTATATAAtttcacatataaataaaatataagtgaaaatgtgaaattgtcACTGTGCAAAAACTCTTAATTTCTTATGCAAAATGATTTTCTAATTAATaagaatttaatttgttattgtttcttttgattttgtgggTGAAAGAAGATTCATGAATGTGATATGGATCAGTAAATGCATCTCTCTCACCTCATTGTACAGCATGTCCAGACTGTCTCTGATGTGACTGATGTACTTAGAAGGAGACAGAGAAGCCTGGGTAGAGAAAAACACAACAGACATTTTTTCCCCCagcaaaatgtaattgttatttaCTGGTCTTAGATAcgaaaaacaacatttacatgACACAGTGGCACATCTCTGTTTGTTAGTATCAGAATGTATTTTAGCTGCTTAAAGGTCACTGCTGAGGTTCTCTTATGCAAGAAGAAACTATTTTTGATGGGGAGCTGAGAGCCTTTATTAAGAATCATGCACTCACCCGGTCATGACAGTACTGGCAAAGGTCATTTCCCCCAATGAATAGTGTCACCAGTTTCCAATCCTTCTCAAAGTCCACTTCCTGAAAAATAAGAGTAgcgtttaaatttttttctttgaataaatcAGATTCTTTATTGCCCTACAATAACtggttaattaaattaaataattaaatacgcATACTGACCGTGCTATCCTTTAAAGCTGTGATAAGATCCCTCACTTGTGCTGGTATATTACTGAATAGAGATAATGAAATCATTAGCTGAGAGGATACTGTAAATTGTGTTTTCATGTATATGTCTATGTGTGTTGCTTACCTTGCTTTGGCACCGGTCACTGCCATATTGAGGCCATTTGGCCGTTTACTTTTCCCCTTTGAGAAGCCGAAAACATTTGGATTGAACTTCTTAAGAATGTCTGATACCAAATAATGACACAAGGCACTCATGATTATCATGTTATTAAACAaagtataataaagtatattaaaagtaTAACTATACTgctaataacaaacaataaaatgacaaaatgttacataaagttaTACTCACTTGGCAATGTGGTGACAGTCTCCAAAGTATCATCCCCGCCAATGCtgtcaattaaattaaacacagacACTTAGAAAACATGCGGAACAAAATAATTCTATACAGTAGACTGACACAAACTGACCTCCATGCAACCCCTCGCTCCTCATCCAACAACTGCAGAAGGTTTTCAGCTTTTGCACCAAGGCCAGCCTGAcagattca
The sequence above is drawn from the Cyprinus carpio isolate SPL01 chromosome A17, ASM1834038v1, whole genome shotgun sequence genome and encodes:
- the LOC109108411 gene encoding serine/threonine-protein phosphatase PP1-beta catalytic subunit-like; translated protein: MTSLLALPSGRCSKRCMQNSALKMAEGELNVDSLISRLLEVRGCRPGKIVQMTEAEVRGLCIKSREIFLSQPILLELEAPLKICGDIHGQYTDLLRLFEYGGFPPEANYLFLGDYVDRGKQSLETICLLLAYKIKYPENFFLLRGNHECASINRIYGFYDECKRRFNIKLWKTFTDCFNCLPIAAIIDEKIFCCHGGLSPDLQSMEQIRRIMRPTDVPDTGLLCDLLWSDPDKDVQGWGENDRGVSFTFGADVVSKFLNRHDLDLICRAHQVVEDGYEFFAKRQLVTLFSAPNYCGEFDNAGGMMSVDESLMCSFQILKPSEKKAKYQYSGVNSGRPVTPPRTAQAPKKR